One part of the Olleya sp. YS genome encodes these proteins:
- a CDS encoding DUF1569 domain-containing protein, translated as MKSLLETEAYNEIKNRIENLSENASPTWGKMTVGQMAHHCQVALNVALQKEDYGLKPNWLINLLFKKSMYNDKLWKPNMPTAKAFRVTEDKDFNSEKEVLVNLIDDFHQQKDKKYWHNHPSFGKLTKEQWGQMQYKHLDHHFRQFGV; from the coding sequence ATGAAATCTTTATTAGAAACCGAAGCTTATAACGAAATTAAAAACAGAATAGAAAACCTTTCTGAAAATGCTTCACCAACTTGGGGAAAGATGACAGTTGGACAAATGGCACACCACTGTCAAGTGGCACTTAACGTTGCTTTACAAAAAGAGGATTATGGTTTAAAACCTAATTGGTTAATTAATTTACTATTTAAAAAATCTATGTATAATGACAAACTTTGGAAGCCTAATATGCCTACAGCTAAAGCGTTTAGAGTTACCGAAGACAAAGATTTCAACTCAGAAAAAGAAGTGTTAGTTAATTTGATAGATGATTTTCATCAACAAAAAGACAAAAAATACTGGCACAATCATCCGTCTTTTGGTAAACTAACAAAAGAGCAATGGGGACAAATGCAATACAAACATTTAGATCATCATTTTAGACAATTTGGTGTTTAA
- the radC gene encoding DNA repair protein RadC, protein MSDKNTSFSIKNWSQDDQPREKLLYKGKAALSDAELVAILIGSGNREESAVALCKRILATTDNNLTELGKLTIKQLMQFKGIGEAKAITIIAALELGRRRRGEEALQKKKITSSKSVFELMQPIIGELPHEEFWIIYLNNSNKVIHKSQLSKGGITGTLVDTRLVLKTALEVGAVGLILAHNHPSGTLKPSQSDKEVTTKLKVAAQSLDLKVLDHLIVTEQSYFSFADENLL, encoded by the coding sequence ATGTCTGATAAAAATACTTCATTTTCAATTAAAAATTGGTCACAAGACGATCAACCTCGTGAAAAGCTGTTATATAAAGGAAAAGCAGCCCTTAGTGATGCAGAATTAGTTGCTATTTTGATAGGTTCTGGTAACAGAGAAGAAAGTGCAGTGGCTTTATGCAAACGCATTTTAGCAACAACAGATAATAATTTAACCGAATTAGGCAAACTCACCATCAAGCAATTAATGCAATTCAAAGGAATTGGTGAAGCCAAAGCCATAACTATAATTGCTGCTTTAGAATTAGGACGACGACGTAGAGGAGAAGAGGCACTACAAAAAAAGAAAATCACATCCAGTAAATCTGTTTTCGAGCTAATGCAACCTATTATTGGTGAGTTACCACATGAAGAATTTTGGATAATTTATTTAAATAATTCTAATAAAGTGATTCATAAAAGTCAATTAAGTAAAGGTGGTATAACAGGTACTTTAGTAGATACTCGATTAGTACTAAAAACCGCTTTAGAAGTTGGAGCAGTAGGGCTAATTTTAGCACACAACCATCCGTCAGGAACTTTAAAACCTAGTCAATCCGACAAGGAAGTGACTACTAAATTAAAAGTTGCAGCACAAAGCTTAGACCTAAAAGTTTTAGACCATTTAATAGTTACAGAGCAAAGTTATTTTAGCTTTGCAGATGAAAATTTACTGTAA
- a CDS encoding rhomboid family intramembrane serine protease, with protein sequence MKQQEPFKFTIDVIAYPIAFVMLIWLIFALEIRFGFNLNSLGIYPQKVTGLIGVFCSPFIHSGISHLWHNTIPLFVLSTALFYFYRPIAFKVLVFGILLSGFLTWCFGRPSYHIGASGLIYVLASFIFFKGVIAKHYRLIALSLLVAFLYGSLIWNTLPLEEGVSWEGHLSGLIVGLFFAFIFRKQIAKPKRYVWEDPNYNEDDDEFLQHFDENGNFIERVIEEESEEAFPKEKNSLNINYTFRENKDL encoded by the coding sequence ATGAAACAACAAGAACCTTTTAAATTTACTATTGATGTTATTGCTTACCCAATAGCATTTGTAATGCTGATATGGCTAATTTTTGCTTTAGAAATTAGGTTTGGTTTTAATTTGAATAGTCTAGGTATCTATCCACAAAAAGTAACTGGATTAATAGGTGTTTTTTGTAGCCCATTTATACATTCTGGAATTTCACATTTATGGCATAATACTATTCCGTTATTTGTTTTAAGCACTGCTCTATTTTATTTTTATAGACCAATAGCTTTTAAAGTTTTGGTTTTTGGAATCTTGCTTTCTGGATTTTTAACTTGGTGTTTTGGACGACCATCATACCATATTGGTGCAAGTGGATTAATTTACGTATTAGCTAGCTTTATTTTTTTTAAAGGTGTAATTGCTAAACATTATAGATTAATTGCCTTGTCCTTATTGGTTGCTTTTTTATACGGAAGTTTGATTTGGAATACGCTACCGTTAGAAGAAGGCGTTTCATGGGAAGGTCACTTAAGTGGATTAATAGTTGGATTATTTTTTGCATTTATATTTAGAAAACAAATTGCTAAGCCAAAACGATACGTTTGGGAAGATCCAAACTATAATGAAGACGATGATGAGTTTTTACAACATTTTGATGAAAACGGAAACTTTATTGAACGTGTAATAGAGGAGGAGTCTGAAGAAGCATTTCCAAAAGAAAAGAATTCTCTAAACATTAACTACACCTTCAGAGAAAACAAAGACTTATAG
- a CDS encoding DUF1304 domain-containing protein, with translation MNILLKIIIGIVAALHLYFLYFEMFAWETIGRKTFKSLPKDLFKPTKGMAANQGLYNGFLAAGLIWTYFISNPEWYNNIALFFLGCVAVAGIYGALSVSKKIFFVQAVPALIGIGLILLK, from the coding sequence ATGAACATACTATTAAAAATTATCATTGGTATTGTAGCAGCACTTCACCTCTATTTTCTATATTTCGAAATGTTTGCTTGGGAAACCATAGGACGCAAAACCTTTAAAAGTTTACCTAAAGACCTATTTAAACCAACCAAAGGTATGGCAGCCAACCAAGGATTATACAATGGATTTTTAGCTGCTGGATTGATTTGGACTTACTTTATAAGCAATCCTGAATGGTACAACAACATTGCGTTATTCTTTTTAGGTTGTGTTGCTGTTGCTGGTATATATGGTGCATTAAGCGTATCAAAAAAGATATTTTTTGTGCAAGCGGTTCCTGCTTTGATTGGGATTGGGTTAATCTTACTTAAATAA
- a CDS encoding polysaccharide deacetylase family protein, with translation MGIPVHFTTTIEEFIAHDSLKMSYTRQPLSSEIFVRSNELLFDQGLSDLDINVLPWENTKCFFTTGEKSVIPFDIFAATFYLISRYEEYLPHVKDEYGRFTAQESLAFKNQFLDQPVVDIWAYKFKAILEKNYPNFKFPKQKYNVKPVIDVPVAYEYKLKGIMRTFGGTTKDIFTFKFRRLYERYSVLSGFKRDPYDTYKYIINKQKSSKFKFVFFFSVGDFSTYDKNINPQKEKFVSLIKHIADYCQVGIKTSFFALSNLSLLKEEKRRMEAIINNSIIGSRQSFSKVNLPESYRHLVELEIPEDYTMGYVNHLGFRAGTCTPFLFYDLDFETQTPLKIVPYHALDFAFLKYQSLLDKEEVLKKIIKNIKNVNGTFVPVFHNYTFSKQERWKHFKTLFNIILDAKTK, from the coding sequence TTGGGCATTCCAGTCCATTTTACAACGACTATTGAAGAATTTATAGCACACGACAGTTTAAAGATGTCTTACACTAGACAACCTTTAAGTAGTGAGATTTTTGTACGTAGTAACGAGCTACTTTTTGACCAAGGTCTGTCAGATTTAGATATTAATGTGTTACCTTGGGAAAACACCAAATGCTTTTTTACTACTGGTGAAAAAAGTGTAATACCGTTTGATATTTTTGCAGCAACGTTTTATTTAATTAGTCGTTATGAAGAATACTTACCTCACGTAAAAGATGAGTATGGGCGCTTTACAGCTCAAGAAAGCTTAGCGTTTAAAAATCAATTTTTAGATCAACCAGTAGTAGATATTTGGGCTTACAAGTTTAAAGCTATTTTAGAAAAGAATTATCCAAATTTTAAGTTTCCTAAACAAAAATATAATGTCAAACCTGTGATTGATGTACCAGTCGCTTACGAGTACAAATTAAAGGGAATTATGCGTACGTTTGGTGGGACTACTAAAGATATATTTACATTTAAATTTAGACGATTATACGAGAGATATTCTGTGTTATCTGGATTTAAACGCGACCCATATGACACGTATAAGTATATAATAAACAAACAAAAGTCCTCAAAATTTAAGTTTGTGTTTTTCTTTTCGGTTGGCGATTTTTCGACTTATGATAAAAATATCAACCCTCAAAAAGAAAAGTTTGTGTCGCTTATAAAACACATAGCAGACTATTGTCAAGTTGGTATCAAAACATCGTTTTTCGCCTTATCAAATTTAAGTCTATTAAAAGAGGAGAAGCGTAGGATGGAGGCTATAATTAACAATTCTATTATAGGTTCCAGACAATCGTTTTCTAAGGTCAATTTGCCAGAATCGTATCGTCATTTAGTCGAGTTAGAAATACCAGAAGATTATACTATGGGTTATGTTAATCATTTAGGTTTTAGGGCAGGTACATGTACACCTTTTTTGTTCTATGATTTAGATTTTGAAACACAAACACCTTTAAAAATTGTACCTTACCATGCTTTAGATTTTGCATTTTTAAAATACCAATCGCTACTAGATAAAGAGGAAGTTTTAAAAAAAATAATTAAAAACATCAAAAATGTAAACGGAACTTTTGTTCCAGTCTTTCATAATTATACTTTTAGCAAACAAGAGCGTTGGAAACATTTTAAAACCTTATTTAACATAATTTTAGATGCCAAAACTAAATAA
- a CDS encoding FMN-binding negative transcriptional regulator translates to MKYPPKHHQDNDKLHLIEVIKTYPLATIISVKDNAPLVTHLPLIYRESDGKLIGHIDIYNPQTKLLQDNNDITIIFYGPQCYISPSVYTTTQLPTWNYIRVHLTGTVSKIESDEALKQSLITMTEFLEAPDHKYILEPDNPRLIANLSYIKMFEITINTWEGKFKLSQDKHPRDTEHARNELLRANQESIKQFLDNIF, encoded by the coding sequence ATGAAATATCCTCCTAAACATCATCAAGACAATGATAAACTTCACCTTATTGAAGTCATAAAAACGTATCCATTAGCCACAATCATTTCTGTAAAGGATAATGCACCATTAGTAACACATTTACCATTAATTTATCGCGAATCTGACGGTAAATTAATAGGACACATAGACATATACAATCCGCAAACCAAGTTGTTACAAGACAATAACGATATTACCATTATCTTTTATGGTCCACAATGTTACATCTCGCCTAGTGTGTATACCACAACACAATTACCAACATGGAATTATATTCGCGTACACCTTACAGGAACAGTTTCCAAAATTGAAAGCGATGAAGCTTTAAAACAAAGTCTTATTACTATGACCGAGTTTTTAGAGGCACCAGACCACAAGTATATTTTAGAACCTGACAACCCTAGATTAATTGCTAACCTTAGCTATATCAAAATGTTTGAAATTACTATCAACACTTGGGAAGGCAAATTTAAACTATCTCAAGACAAACATCCAAGAGATACAGAACACGCTAGAAATGAATTGTTACGAGCCAATCAAGAAAGTATTAAACAATTTTTAGATAACATCTTTTAA
- a CDS encoding YjjG family noncanonical pyrimidine nucleotidase has product MPKLNKIEHVFFDLDHTLWDFDKNSALTFEFIFEKHKVNTSLNDFLSYYEPINLKYWKLYRDEKVTKDNLRYNRLKETFDALQFQVDDELIYQLSEDYISYLTSFNHVYDGTFEILEYLKTKYTLHIITNGFREAQSNKLKVSKLDHYFETVTSAESAGVKKPNPKIFNFALDIAKAKTQNSVMIGDNYEADILGALNIGLDAICFNYHNAELQPEIKVINHLLDIKKYL; this is encoded by the coding sequence ATGCCAAAACTAAATAAAATAGAGCATGTTTTTTTCGACTTAGATCACACGCTATGGGATTTTGATAAAAACTCAGCCTTAACGTTTGAGTTTATTTTTGAAAAGCACAAAGTGAATACTAGTTTAAATGATTTTTTAAGTTATTATGAACCTATAAACTTAAAATATTGGAAGTTATATAGAGATGAGAAGGTCACTAAAGATAATTTAAGATATAATAGACTTAAGGAAACCTTTGATGCTTTACAATTTCAGGTAGATGACGAATTAATTTATCAACTTTCTGAAGATTATATAAGTTATTTAACTAGCTTTAATCATGTGTATGATGGCACCTTTGAAATATTGGAGTATTTAAAAACCAAATATACATTGCACATAATTACCAATGGGTTTAGAGAGGCACAAAGTAATAAATTAAAAGTTTCAAAATTAGATCATTATTTTGAAACAGTAACCAGTGCAGAATCTGCTGGTGTTAAAAAACCTAATCCTAAAATATTTAATTTTGCATTAGATATTGCCAAAGCTAAAACACAGAATAGTGTTATGATAGGTGATAATTACGAAGCAGATATTTTAGGCGCTTTAAACATAGGTTTGGATGCAATTTGTTTTAATTATCATAATGCAGAATTACAACCAGAAATTAAAGTCATTAATCACTTATTAGACATTAAAAAATATTTATAA
- a CDS encoding replication-associated recombination protein A, with translation MNTPLAERLRPQTLDDYISQSHLVGRHGTLTKHIQQGLIPSMILWGPPGIGKTTLANIIATTSKRPFYTLSAISSGVKDVRDVIEKAKNSGGLFTTKNPILFIDEIHRFSKSQQDSLLQAVEKGWVTLIGATTENPSFEVISALLSRCQVYILNAFEKTDLEALLKRAIEKDEYLSKKTIKLKETTALLRLSGGDARKLLNIFELIVNSEDKDTITITNQLVLDRVQNNTVRYDKTGEHHYDIVSAFIKSIRGSDPNAAVYYLARMVEGGEDVKFIARRMLILASEDIGNANPTALVMANTTFQAVTTIGYPESRIILSQCATYLACSAKSNAAYMAINHAQQLVKQTGDLSVPLNIRNAPTKLMKEIGYGEDYKYSHNYKNNFTEQEFLPKEICNTKLYDPGDNAREQAQREFLRLRWKEKYGY, from the coding sequence ATGAATACGCCTTTAGCCGAAAGATTACGTCCACAGACCCTAGACGACTACATTAGTCAGTCGCATTTAGTAGGTAGACATGGAACGCTAACAAAACATATCCAACAGGGTTTAATACCAAGTATGATACTTTGGGGACCTCCAGGAATTGGTAAAACAACACTGGCTAATATAATCGCGACAACTTCAAAACGTCCATTTTACACCTTAAGTGCTATTAGTTCTGGTGTTAAAGATGTACGCGACGTGATTGAAAAAGCTAAAAATAGTGGCGGATTGTTTACGACTAAAAATCCGATTTTATTTATAGATGAAATTCATAGATTTAGCAAATCACAACAAGATAGTTTGTTGCAAGCTGTAGAAAAAGGTTGGGTAACATTGATTGGCGCTACAACCGAAAACCCAAGTTTTGAGGTCATCTCAGCTTTATTGTCACGTTGTCAGGTGTACATTTTAAATGCTTTTGAAAAAACAGATTTAGAAGCACTTCTAAAGCGTGCAATTGAAAAAGACGAGTATTTATCAAAAAAGACTATAAAACTAAAGGAAACTACTGCTTTATTGCGTTTGTCTGGAGGTGACGCTAGAAAACTATTAAATATCTTTGAATTGATTGTCAATAGTGAAGACAAAGACACAATTACCATTACAAATCAATTGGTTTTAGATAGGGTGCAAAATAATACTGTACGTTACGATAAAACTGGAGAACATCATTACGATATAGTGTCGGCTTTTATCAAATCTATAAGAGGCAGCGATCCTAATGCTGCAGTGTATTATTTAGCTAGAATGGTTGAAGGTGGAGAAGATGTTAAGTTTATTGCACGTCGCATGTTAATTTTAGCAAGTGAAGATATTGGTAATGCTAATCCTACTGCATTAGTTATGGCTAATACCACTTTTCAAGCAGTGACTACTATTGGATACCCAGAATCAAGAATTATTTTAAGTCAATGTGCTACATATTTGGCATGCTCGGCAAAAAGTAATGCTGCATATATGGCTATTAACCATGCACAACAATTGGTAAAACAAACTGGTGATTTAAGTGTGCCTCTAAATATTAGAAATGCACCAACTAAATTAATGAAAGAGATAGGTTATGGCGAAGACTATAAGTACAGCCATAATTATAAAAACAATTTTACTGAACAAGAATTTTTACCTAAAGAGATTTGTAACACCAAGTTATACGATCCAGGTGACAATGCTAGAGAACAAGCACAACGTGAGTTTTTGAGATTACGATGGAAAGAAAAATATGGCTATTAA